DNA from Lineus longissimus chromosome 7, tnLinLong1.2, whole genome shotgun sequence:
GTTGCATAGAAGATCATGTAGACAGAGAGCCCCATCAGAGCAACGTATCTTGCTGTGCGAAGGTTCGCCACAGGAATATTCCGGACAATAAATCGCCGGAATCTTTCCAAATAGTGTTTGAACATGTTGTTGGCATCATTCTGTGAACCTGAAAGGATTAGTCGGAGTGAGTCTAGATATTTTGTAGTGACAGGAATGAAAGTGTCAATGGAATTGACTTGGTTGAGAAGCACCGAAAACACGATCGTCCAATTTTCATCTTACATGCGACGTCCTTTGGCAATTCCAAGGGACTGCTCAGTTTCCCAATACTTATCCTGACCAGTATGTGTACTGACAATGATAAAAGGTACCTGTTGGAACCCTGGGTTGGCCGCCGCCTTTTCCTTCATAAGTCGAACACATGCAGTGGCGAATGCACTGAATGAGCAGCTTCTATGccagagtgcctctgtggagacctatTATAGTTACAGTCGTTGCAAAGCACTTAAAGATAGACCAGGGTCAGCACTATATAAGGTGCTCTACGCCGCCATCACCTACCTCTCACTTGGCCATTATTGTAGGCAACTCGGCCCTCAGTTGTCGGGCCAGAATCTTCCATAGTACCCTTTTCATCTGCAAGTTTCTTTGCTTGGTGTTCAGTGTGATGCTCTTTGGCAATGCCCACATATTGTCTCTTCTGTTCAGATGTTAGGTTACAGGAGTCTATAAAACCTGATATATCTGTCCATTTATTCTGTGGTATGAGAACCTTTGCTAAGACTATCTCAACGACTCTATCATAGCCAACTTTTCCATGATTTTGTGAGCGTTTTAACCAAACAGTTGTGATGGCATGGCAGGTGGTGAAATCCCTCACTTTGGCATAAAGAAGGAGACTGTAGAGTAAAGAGAACAAATTGTTGAGACATGAAAATGTAGGTAGGGAAAATCTGAAATCCTTTGCACAGTAGTATAAATTTCTCTCATCCCTCAACCCTATCTCACAAATCATTTCTGAGAAAGGATATATTGCAAGGCAACCCAAG
Protein-coding regions in this window:
- the LOC135491308 gene encoding peroxisome assembly protein 26-like, whose amino-acid sequence is MEVEVANVRDVTTLSVPNFSSDVDKAQDLLLFRHFLECLNVCQKSIRVAKTYPELESATQAIEDLCVLAIQAYAELNRWQEVLPFINQVYEGIENCPPIIIQVCLLLYAKVRDFTTCHAITTVWLKRSQNHGKVGYDRVVEIVLAKVLIPQNKWTDISGFIDSCNLTSEQKRQYVGIAKEHHTEHQAKKLADEKGTMEDSGPTTEGRVAYNNGQVRGSQNDANNMFKHYLERFRRFIVRNIPVANLRTARYVALMGLSVYMIFYATHSDMVGNMTSIAIFWQGMTNLWKRMFSPYHVSRNA